A window of the Sphingomonas piscis genome harbors these coding sequences:
- a CDS encoding putative DNA modification/repair radical SAM protein produces the protein MAQLDTQAKLAILADAAKYDASCASSGTSNRDSRGGKGVGSSEGMGICHAYAPDGRCISLLKILLTNSCIFDCHYCINRKSSNVRRARFTAEEVVKLTLAFYKRNYIEGLFLSSGIIRSSNYTMEQLVEVARSLREDHDFRGYIHLKTIPDADPELVRQAGLHADRVSINVELPTAEGLTRLAPEKSERQIEGAMGSMKGAIVDAKDASKRFRSAPRFAPAGQSTQMIVGADSANDRDIVNRASQLYGRFDLRRVYYSAFSPIPDASAVLPLKRPPLMREHRLYQSDWLMRFYGFTPTEVGAAAEDNGMLPLDIDPKLAWALKFREQFPVDVNRASKEQLLRIPGLGTKAVSRILSSRRLRKLRLDDVGRLTVSIAKVRPFIVTADWRPTLLTDRADLHTMLRPKTEQLELFSAAA, from the coding sequence GTGGCGCAGCTCGACACCCAGGCCAAGTTGGCAATCCTTGCGGATGCGGCGAAATATGATGCGTCATGCGCGTCATCCGGCACGTCCAATCGGGACAGCCGCGGCGGCAAGGGTGTCGGATCGAGCGAAGGCATGGGCATTTGCCACGCTTACGCTCCTGACGGGCGTTGCATCAGCCTTCTAAAGATCCTGCTGACCAATAGCTGCATCTTCGACTGCCATTACTGCATCAACCGCAAGAGCTCGAACGTGCGCCGCGCGCGCTTCACGGCGGAAGAGGTCGTGAAGCTCACGCTCGCCTTCTACAAGCGCAACTATATTGAGGGGCTATTTCTCTCATCCGGGATCATCCGCTCATCCAACTACACGATGGAGCAACTGGTGGAGGTCGCGCGCAGCCTGCGCGAGGATCATGACTTCCGTGGCTACATTCACCTGAAGACCATCCCCGATGCCGATCCGGAACTGGTGCGTCAGGCAGGGCTTCACGCGGACCGGGTCTCGATCAACGTCGAATTGCCAACTGCTGAAGGATTGACGCGCCTGGCTCCGGAGAAGAGCGAGCGGCAGATCGAAGGTGCGATGGGCAGCATGAAAGGTGCAATTGTTGACGCGAAAGATGCGTCCAAGCGCTTTCGTTCGGCACCGCGATTTGCCCCTGCGGGTCAGTCGACCCAGATGATCGTCGGTGCGGACAGCGCCAACGACCGTGACATCGTCAATCGCGCAAGCCAGCTGTATGGCCGCTTCGACCTTCGGCGCGTCTATTACTCCGCATTCAGTCCTATTCCGGACGCCAGCGCCGTTTTGCCGCTGAAACGGCCGCCACTGATGCGCGAGCATCGGCTTTACCAATCCGACTGGCTGATGCGCTTCTACGGCTTCACGCCAACGGAGGTGGGTGCAGCCGCGGAAGACAATGGCATGCTGCCGCTCGACATTGATCCCAAGCTTGCTTGGGCACTGAAGTTTCGCGAGCAATTCCCCGTCGATGTGAACCGCGCATCGAAGGAGCAACTGCTCCGCATTCCCGGTCTCGGGACGAAGGCTGTCAGCCGCATTCTGTCCTCGCGCCGCCTGCGCAAGCTCCGGCTCGACGATGTCGGGCGGCTTACCGTGTCCATTGCCAAGGTGCGGCCGTTCATTGTCACCGCCGACTGGCGGCCGACATTGCTCACCGACCGCGCCGATCTCCACACCATGCTTCGCCCGAAGACCGAGCAACTGGAACTCTTTTCCGCTGCCGCTTAG
- a CDS encoding 3-keto-disaccharide hydrolase, translated as MKMLMITATLAVAMPAGVDAAGWQRIFDGKTLKGWTPKVTGARAGVNWGNSFKVRNGAIRVDYAGWKRFDKRFGHLAYKRPVGPFRLRFQYRFFGKTLPGTEAWQGSNSGAMLLAQSPWSMSRNQEFPVSLEMQLLGADRADKQPTGNLCTPGTNVVIGGKLETQHCLLSSSPLMANGRWINVEAEMTREGRVTHWINGKTVFQFSDPQYDPTDKDAKPLIRAAGGKLRIRKGYIYLQSEGHPVEFRNIELMELKWLQPRRAPRVAASELAGDFHDRPADRDVERRAHHAAGRPGRIPRPAGGSANPGRDGHPARLPSHRHGDLLPERERCRRSGAGV; from the coding sequence ATGAAAATGTTGATGATTACCGCCACGCTTGCCGTGGCCATGCCAGCCGGTGTGGACGCGGCAGGTTGGCAGCGCATCTTCGACGGCAAGACGCTGAAGGGCTGGACGCCCAAGGTCACCGGCGCCCGCGCCGGCGTGAATTGGGGCAACAGCTTCAAAGTCCGCAACGGCGCGATTCGGGTCGACTATGCGGGCTGGAAGCGCTTCGACAAACGCTTTGGGCACTTGGCGTACAAGCGGCCGGTCGGCCCGTTCCGCCTGCGCTTCCAGTACCGCTTCTTCGGCAAGACTCTGCCGGGCACCGAGGCCTGGCAGGGAAGCAATAGCGGCGCGATGCTGCTCGCCCAATCGCCCTGGAGCATGAGCCGCAACCAGGAATTTCCCGTCAGCCTGGAGATGCAGCTGCTCGGCGCCGACCGGGCGGACAAGCAGCCCACTGGCAACCTGTGCACGCCGGGCACGAACGTCGTCATCGGCGGCAAGCTGGAGACGCAACACTGCCTGCTGTCGAGCAGCCCGTTGATGGCCAACGGGCGGTGGATCAACGTCGAGGCCGAGATGACGCGCGAGGGCCGTGTCACGCACTGGATCAACGGTAAGACGGTGTTCCAGTTTTCCGACCCGCAATACGATCCGACCGACAAGGACGCGAAGCCGCTGATCAGGGCGGCGGGCGGCAAGCTCCGTATCCGTAAGGGCTACATCTATCTGCAGAGCGAAGGTCATCCGGTGGAATTCCGCAACATCGAGCTGATGGAGCTCAAATGGTTGCAGCCGAGGCGTGCGCCGCGCGTTGCCGCTTCTGAATTAGCGGGAGATTTTCATGACCGACCAGCCGACCGTGACGTTGAACGACGGGCGCACCATGCCGCAGGTCGGCCAGGGCGTATTCCTCGTCCCGCCGGAGGAAGCGCGAACCCTGGTCGAGACGGGCATCCGGCTAGGCTACCGTCACATCGACACGGCGACCTTCTACCAGAACGAGAGCGGTGTCGGCGAAGCGGTGCGGGCGTCTGA
- a CDS encoding aldo/keto reductase, which yields MDTATFYQNESGVGEAVRASDETIFVTTKLWNGEQGRDRTLAAFDRSFNELGLDWIDLYLIHWPVPSQDLYVETWKTFIELQREGRVKSIGVSNFQVEHLERIVGETGVVPVTNQIELHPGLQQNELVEYHREHGIATTSWSPLGRGAMLEEPLLAEIADKHGKSVAQVILRWHTERDLVVIPKASSEGRLRENLDLFGFTLDEDDMARIASLDRDQRIGPHPNSM from the coding sequence ATCGACACGGCGACCTTCTACCAGAACGAGAGCGGTGTCGGCGAAGCGGTGCGGGCGTCTGACGAGACCATCTTCGTCACGACCAAGCTTTGGAACGGCGAGCAAGGCCGCGACCGCACGTTGGCGGCGTTCGACCGCAGCTTCAACGAGCTCGGGCTCGACTGGATCGACCTCTACCTGATCCACTGGCCGGTGCCGTCGCAGGACCTTTACGTCGAGACCTGGAAAACATTCATCGAACTGCAGCGGGAGGGACGGGTCAAGTCGATCGGCGTGTCGAACTTCCAGGTCGAGCATCTGGAGCGGATCGTCGGCGAGACCGGCGTCGTGCCGGTCACCAACCAGATCGAGCTTCACCCGGGTCTGCAGCAGAATGAGCTCGTCGAATACCATCGCGAACATGGCATCGCGACCACCAGCTGGTCGCCGCTCGGCCGCGGCGCGATGCTGGAAGAGCCACTGCTGGCTGAAATCGCAGACAAGCACGGCAAGAGCGTCGCACAAGTCATCCTGCGCTGGCACACCGAGCGCGATCTGGTCGTCATTCCGAAAGCGTCGAGTGAGGGCCGCTTGCGCGAGAACCTCGACCTGTTCGGCTTCACTTTGGACGAAGACGATATGGCCAGGATCGCGAGCCTGGATCGCGACCAGCGCATCGGCCCGCATCCGAACTCGATGTAG
- a CDS encoding UdgX family uracil-DNA binding protein (This protein belongs to the uracil DNA glycosylase superfamily, members of which act in excision repair of DNA. However, it belongs more specifically to UdgX branch, whose founding member was found to bind uracil in DNA (where it does not belong), without cleaving it, appears to promote DNA repair by a pathway involving RecA, rather than base excision.) gives MRQVRLSAPDDLEGWRDAARSLAEAEVRPEQVVWEVEGGAQDLFAVPAPATAAPSFAVPRAFFDLAKSAICHSDPERFALLYELLFRLRQDRRAIEDAADPLVRRLQKLAKEVRRDIHKMHAFVRFREVEQPDGSVRFVSFFEPDHHIVRAASGFFVRRFTNMRWSILTPELSVHWDGETLTEGPGAQRSEAPSGDPLEDMWKTYCASIFNPARLKIGAMLKEMPKKYWRNMPETALVQPLIAGAQAREAEMITKSREAKEVAAAGEREALAAERRLEPGSNVRKAWEALMEEARGCTRCDLYKCGTQTVFGEGPLDATILFVGEQPGDQEDLAGRPFVGPAGQLFDASLQAAGIDRSTTYVTNAVKHFKFEQRGKKRIHSKPNGYEVDACRWWQEQERGLIKPPLTVALGATAARSLTGKTVTISKVRGSPLALADGSECWVTVHPSFLLRIPEEDRRHDERARFVEDLKQIRTRAAELVS, from the coding sequence TTGCGTCAGGTGCGGCTTTCCGCGCCCGACGACCTTGAGGGCTGGCGTGATGCGGCGCGAAGCCTCGCGGAAGCGGAGGTCCGGCCCGAGCAGGTCGTTTGGGAGGTGGAAGGCGGGGCGCAAGATTTGTTCGCCGTGCCGGCGCCCGCAACCGCGGCACCGAGCTTCGCCGTTCCCCGCGCTTTCTTCGATCTCGCCAAATCCGCGATCTGCCACTCGGACCCGGAACGCTTCGCGCTGCTGTACGAGTTGCTGTTTCGCCTCCGCCAGGATCGACGCGCGATCGAGGACGCGGCCGACCCGCTCGTGCGGCGCCTGCAGAAGCTCGCCAAAGAGGTCCGCCGCGACATCCACAAGATGCACGCATTCGTCCGCTTCCGCGAAGTGGAGCAGCCGGACGGAAGCGTTCGCTTCGTCTCCTTCTTCGAGCCCGACCATCATATCGTCCGAGCTGCGAGCGGCTTCTTCGTCCGGCGCTTCACCAACATGCGCTGGTCGATACTGACGCCCGAACTGTCGGTTCACTGGGATGGCGAGACGCTTACCGAGGGTCCTGGCGCGCAGCGGTCGGAGGCACCGTCGGGCGATCCGCTCGAGGACATGTGGAAGACCTATTGCGCTTCCATCTTCAACCCGGCGCGCCTGAAGATCGGCGCGATGCTGAAGGAGATGCCGAAGAAATATTGGCGCAACATGCCTGAGACCGCGCTCGTTCAGCCGCTGATCGCCGGTGCACAGGCGAGGGAGGCGGAGATGATTACCAAGTCACGTGAGGCGAAGGAGGTTGCAGCAGCTGGCGAGCGCGAGGCGCTGGCGGCCGAGCGGCGGCTGGAGCCGGGGAGCAACGTCCGCAAGGCTTGGGAAGCGTTGATGGAGGAAGCGCGCGGCTGCACCCGCTGCGACCTCTATAAGTGCGGCACGCAAACGGTGTTCGGGGAGGGTCCGCTCGACGCCACCATCCTGTTCGTCGGCGAGCAGCCGGGCGACCAGGAGGACCTTGCCGGACGGCCCTTCGTCGGTCCCGCGGGCCAGCTGTTCGACGCCTCGCTCCAGGCGGCGGGCATCGACCGAAGCACCACCTATGTCACCAACGCGGTCAAACATTTCAAGTTCGAGCAGCGCGGAAAGAAGCGCATTCACTCCAAGCCAAACGGCTATGAAGTCGATGCCTGCCGCTGGTGGCAAGAGCAGGAGCGTGGTCTCATCAAGCCACCGCTCACCGTTGCGCTCGGCGCCACCGCGGCCCGCTCGCTGACCGGCAAGACGGTGACGATCAGCAAGGTCCGCGGGTCCCCGCTTGCGCTCGCCGACGGGAGTGAATGCTGGGTCACCGTGCACCCCAGCTTCCTCCTCCGCATCCCGGAAGAAGACCGCCGCCACGACGAACGCGCCCGCTTTGTCGAAGATTTGAAGCAGATCCGGACCCGCGCGGCGGAACTCGTCTCCTAA